Proteins found in one Candidatus Hydrogenedentota bacterium genomic segment:
- the tadA gene encoding Flp pilus assembly complex ATPase component TadA, producing the protein MSAHKKGADAGEKLVKQELITRDELLQAQKAAESSGTPWYMQLLRSRKVSFSAVEDMLRFEFHSKATRTAQANMGETLVDMGAITKAQLDEVLKLQKKKGRLLGNLLLEMGYVTREDIAKAFSRQHDLPYVALGKAKSSREALEAIPESIARKNEIIPTSIDTDSLEVLIVSPHALEHLNAAEILLGRRIIAKITACDDIKAELKKRYAILNKPGGESAPVLARTPVKRVDLTHAAEIPKIVEATPVMESNTVDTTEEYEVGGERETARFESIARAASGSSVIQMVSTIIEGAVNSGATDIHLDPQEPEMRVRYRIDGVLHDIMSIPEELEAAVVSRIKIIADLDITETRHPQDGHISLEVGEREFDVRVATLPTFLGERVVLRLLDQSSVLSGIRDLGLEADDEETLLRLIEQPYGMILVTGPTGSGKTTTLYAALNQKNVMTDSIVTLEDPVEYQLSGINQVQIDTDIDVTFANTLRAALRQDIDVLLVGEIRDAETARIAVRAAMTGHLVFSTLHTNDAPEAIATLRNMDVPAYLISSALTAIVGQRLVRTICQECRTAFKPPATLLKSLGLPATTKKLYRGKGCDACYHTGNFGRTGIFEILEINEPIRKLIEDEAGTDEIMKASKLKTMAMRCRQKVKDGIVNPEEFLRVIRT; encoded by the coding sequence GTGAGTGCCCACAAGAAGGGCGCCGACGCCGGCGAAAAGCTCGTCAAGCAGGAGCTGATCACGCGCGATGAACTGCTTCAGGCCCAGAAAGCCGCGGAGAGTTCCGGCACGCCCTGGTATATGCAGTTGCTCCGTTCGCGCAAGGTTTCCTTTAGCGCGGTCGAGGACATGTTGCGTTTTGAATTCCACTCCAAGGCCACCCGAACGGCCCAGGCCAATATGGGCGAAACCCTGGTGGACATGGGTGCGATTACGAAGGCCCAGCTCGATGAAGTCCTCAAGCTTCAGAAGAAAAAGGGCCGGCTTCTCGGCAATCTGCTCCTTGAGATGGGCTATGTAACACGCGAGGACATCGCCAAGGCGTTCAGCCGCCAGCACGACTTGCCGTATGTGGCCCTCGGCAAGGCAAAAAGCTCGCGTGAAGCGCTCGAGGCCATTCCGGAGAGCATTGCCCGGAAAAACGAGATTATTCCCACATCCATAGACACCGACTCCCTCGAAGTCCTGATCGTGAGCCCCCACGCCCTCGAGCATTTGAACGCGGCGGAAATCCTACTGGGACGCCGGATCATCGCCAAAATCACCGCCTGCGACGATATCAAGGCCGAATTAAAAAAACGCTACGCAATTCTCAATAAACCCGGCGGCGAGAGCGCTCCCGTGCTGGCGCGAACGCCGGTAAAACGCGTCGATTTGACGCACGCCGCGGAAATCCCCAAAATCGTTGAAGCAACACCCGTTATGGAGAGCAACACTGTGGACACGACCGAGGAATACGAAGTGGGGGGCGAACGCGAAACTGCCCGTTTTGAAAGCATTGCCCGGGCCGCCTCAGGCAGTTCGGTCATTCAGATGGTCAGCACGATCATCGAGGGCGCCGTGAATTCCGGCGCCACCGATATCCACCTGGATCCCCAGGAGCCCGAGATGCGCGTACGCTACCGCATCGACGGCGTGCTCCATGACATCATGAGTATCCCCGAAGAACTCGAGGCCGCCGTCGTTTCAAGAATCAAGATTATCGCCGATCTGGATATCACCGAGACCCGGCACCCGCAGGACGGCCACATCAGTCTGGAAGTTGGCGAACGTGAATTCGACGTTCGCGTGGCCACGCTGCCGACCTTCCTCGGAGAGCGCGTCGTCTTGCGCCTCCTGGATCAGTCTTCCGTCCTCTCCGGCATACGCGATCTCGGCCTCGAGGCCGACGACGAGGAAACCCTGCTCCGGCTCATCGAGCAGCCGTACGGCATGATCCTGGTCACCGGCCCCACCGGCAGCGGAAAGACCACCACCCTATACGCCGCCCTGAATCAGAAGAACGTCATGACCGACAGCATTGTGACGCTCGAAGATCCAGTGGAGTATCAGCTCTCAGGCATCAACCAGGTGCAGATCGATACGGATATCGACGTCACCTTCGCCAATACCCTGCGCGCCGCCCTGCGCCAGGACATCGACGTGTTGCTGGTCGGCGAAATTCGCGACGCCGAGACCGCGCGCATCGCGGTGCGAGCCGCAATGACGGGACACCTCGTCTTCAGCACGCTCCACACAAACGACGCGCCCGAGGCCATCGCAACCTTGCGCAACATGGATGTGCCGGCCTACCTGATCTCCAGCGCCCTTACCGCCATTGTCGGCCAGCGCCTCGTACGCACTATCTGCCAGGAATGCCGAACCGCTTTCAAACCGCCGGCGACACTCCTGAAGTCCCTCGGCCTGCCGGCAACCACGAAGAAGCTGTATCGCGGCAAGGGCTGCGACGCCTGTTATCACACCGGAAATTTCGGACGCACCGGCATCTTCGAAATCCTGGAAATCAACGAACCGATTCGCAAACTCATCGAAGACGAGGCGGGTACGGACGAAATAATGAAGGCCTCCAAGCTCAAGACCATGGCGATGCGGTGCCGGCAGAAGGTCAAGGACGGGATTGTGAATCCCGAGGAATTCCTGCGCGTAATCCGAACCTGA
- a CDS encoding amidohydrolase family protein, with amino-acid sequence MSDNRESETGANGARPPVNFVQLMASLLVVALLGTNIITWTYFQEQLRGVPGGGSASAPPPNTPLENVYRITNGHDHLYMLKHLDKYLKAAETLGVTRTLFVASSEFTFMGTSGDPEKLNDWSSKEVLTAAKQHPGKVIPFVTMHPNDEDKVELLKGYVAEGAMGLKLYNGHSNFYEKPLDDPVMMPVYAYCEEIGLPILWHVNMAKYSKQLFRVLEKYPNLTAIIPHFGVGFWQPDGQVMKDVAWMLDTYPNVYVDSSFGTREILVGGLEKVSANVEFFQDFYARYQDKIIWGTDMVVTGNKEKTEPWIASVIRACRDVHEKDHYTFWMAAAGSGYAYGSKSNVYGELRGLNLPPEILKKIYETNIDKALARVSGS; translated from the coding sequence ATGTCCGATAATCGAGAAAGCGAGACCGGCGCAAACGGCGCCAGGCCACCCGTAAACTTCGTGCAGCTGATGGCAAGCCTGCTTGTGGTGGCGCTGCTGGGCACGAACATCATCACCTGGACCTACTTCCAGGAGCAGTTGCGCGGTGTTCCTGGGGGAGGATCCGCGTCCGCGCCCCCGCCCAATACGCCGCTGGAGAACGTTTACCGCATCACCAATGGCCACGATCACCTTTACATGCTCAAGCATCTGGACAAGTACCTGAAGGCGGCGGAGACGCTCGGGGTGACGCGAACGCTTTTTGTCGCGAGTTCGGAATTCACGTTCATGGGCACAAGCGGCGATCCGGAGAAGCTGAACGATTGGAGTTCGAAGGAAGTTCTCACGGCGGCGAAACAGCACCCCGGGAAGGTCATCCCGTTTGTGACCATGCACCCGAATGACGAAGACAAGGTGGAGCTGCTCAAGGGCTATGTGGCCGAGGGCGCGATGGGGCTGAAACTTTACAACGGGCACAGCAATTTCTACGAGAAGCCGCTGGACGACCCGGTGATGATGCCCGTGTACGCGTATTGTGAAGAGATCGGGCTGCCGATTCTGTGGCACGTGAACATGGCGAAATACTCGAAGCAACTCTTTCGCGTGCTCGAAAAGTATCCCAACCTCACGGCGATCATTCCGCATTTTGGCGTGGGATTCTGGCAGCCGGACGGCCAGGTGATGAAGGACGTGGCCTGGATGCTGGACACCTACCCGAATGTGTACGTCGACAGCAGTTTCGGGACCCGTGAAATCCTGGTTGGCGGGTTGGAAAAGGTATCCGCAAACGTCGAATTCTTCCAGGATTTCTACGCGCGTTACCAGGACAAGATCATCTGGGGCACCGATATGGTGGTGACCGGCAACAAGGAAAAGACGGAACCCTGGATCGCTTCCGTCATCCGGGCCTGCCGCGACGTGCACGAAAAAGATCACTACACGTTCTGGATGGCCGCCGCGGGCTCCGGGTACGCCTACGGGAGCAAGTCCAACGTTTACGGAGAGCTTCGTGGGCTCAACCTGCCGCCTGAAATACTGAAGAAGATTTACGAG